A window of the Brassica oleracea var. oleracea cultivar TO1000 chromosome C1, BOL, whole genome shotgun sequence genome harbors these coding sequences:
- the LOC106336783 gene encoding uncharacterized protein LOC106336783, whose translation MQQMQQTIAAQQLAAQQEPPVLIGERNLPRNIPATRSAIAPPPCQRANFEIKPSMINLVQRKMFHGLSAEIQLEHIEAFEEISSFTRANGIPPDFIKCMLFPFSLADKASRWLKSLPTGSLTTWEQVRAAFLGHFYTKAKTAALRNKISSFKQLANEPFNEAWERFNDTLRECPHHGFDDDHVLGIFYDGVDWEFRNALNAASNGDFMTQTTEGAHALIENMASSSSNKNEQADHSKKVNSMDTRKIDDLAAKVDQLLKNNQNQIYVMEEATKEPCTTDATAETGTSEENQQEVSYVNGQDNPNDRSQGNQSQNPGYQKPYPQNQNGKMFILSQAHNQYQNRQNNPHAAPTTASGPPKELKGMMQQLLQGQQIQGKALNQVTNEINTRMDNMFPELNSKYDAAASHIRKMDVQIAQTAETIKRQQGTLLGKTNKNPKDCNAVELRSGRHLPDPVSKKLTSKEKGKQKDGEQPPLEDVLDDEQDAEQPTVTEPVARTTQDQPVPTHVYTPKFPYPVPTKKSRKDCEELKCKKMLEELTVKLSLMDAIQMIPSMRSLVKGLISGKISADSNIMMVSKKMQHSSSVNLMPYLVAKRLGLTNFKPTRISLVFADRSVKLPVGILEDLQVQIGNTTVPADFVVLELEDEPKDPLILGRPFLCTAGAIVDVHNGRIDLQLGDIVMKFEMDELLKRPMLDGQNFTVDDENTALTPQEGMIEEILADDPLEVALIRAESEQNTCNVYADEYEKMLDSSKSIEKMAAFLSLGEKSNQVLPEGATAPKQGKKLASLLDDS comes from the exons ATGCAACAGATGCAGCAAACAATTGCAGCGCAGCAACTGGCTGCACAGCAGGAACCACCTGTTCTAATCGGTGAGAGGAACTTACCGCGTAACATCCCTGCTACGCGCTCTGCTATCGCTCCACCGCCATGTCAAAGGGCGAATTTTGAGATCAAACCCAGCATGATCAATCTAGTCCAAAGAAAGATGTTCCATGGACTGTCAGCTGAGATACAATTGGAACACATCGAAGCTTTCGAAGAGATTTCCAGTTTCACACGTGCAAACGGCATCCCACCCGACTTCATCAAATGCATGTTGTTTCCATTCTCTCTTGCGGACAAGGCTTCACGATGGCTTAAGTCATTACCTACAGGTTCCCTAACTACTTGGGAACAAGTTAGAGCAGCTTTCTTGGGTCACTTCTACACGAAAGCCAAAACGGCTGCCCTAAGGAACAAGATCTCTTCTTTCAAGCAGCTCGCTAACGAACCGTTTAATGAAGCATGGGAACGGTTCAATGATACCCTCAGAGAGTGTCCTCATCACGGGTTTGACGATGACCATGTCCTAGGAATCTTCTACGATGGTGTGGATTGGGAGTTCCGCAATGCTCTAAATGCAGCGAGCAATGGAGACTTCATGACCCAAACCACTGAAGGAGCTCACGCGCTAATAGAGAACATGGCATCTAGTTCATCCAACAAAAATGAGCAGGCTGACCACTCTAAGAAGGTGAACAGCATGGACACTAGGAAGATTGATGACCTCGCCGCCAAGGTTGACCAGCTGCTCAAGAACAATCAAAATCAGATCTATGTCATGGAAGAAGCCACCAAGGAACCATGTACTACTGATGCTACAGCAGAGACCGGGACATCGGAAGAAAATCAGCAAGAGGTCAGTTACGTTAATGGTCAGG ACAATCCCAACGACAGATCTCAGGGAAATCAGTCCCAGAACCCTGGATATCAGAAGCCATACCCTCAGAATCAGAATGGAAAGATGTTCATCCTCAGCCAAGCTCATAACCAGTATCAGAACAGGCAGAACAATCCGCATGCTGCTCCTACAACCGCGAGCGGTCCGCCAAAAGAACTGAAGGGAATGATGCAACAACTTTTGCAGGGTCAGCAGATTCAAGGAAAAGCACTGAACCAGGTTACCAACGAGATCAACACTCGGATGGATAACATGTTCCCAGAATTAAATTCCAAATATGATGCTGCAGCAAGCCACATAAGGAAGATGGATGTTCAGATCGCTCAAACTGCTGAAACAATCAAAAGGCAACAGGGAACACTCCTTGGGAAAACAAACAAGAACCCCAAGGACTGTAACGCAGTCGAGTTGAGAAGTGGGAGACATCTCCCAGATCCTGTCTCCAAGAAGCTCACTTCTAAAGAGAAGGGAAAACAGAAAGATGGAGAACAACCTCCACTTGAGGACGTTCTCGACGACGAACAAGACGCGGAACAGCCAACTGTCACAGAACCCGTAGCTCGTACGACGCAAGATCAGCCTGTTCCTACTCACGTTTACACTCCAAAATTTCCCTACCCAGTCCCTACTAAGAAATCACGCAAGGATTGCGAAGAGTTGAAATGCAAGAAGATGCTAGAGGAGTTGACTGTTAAGTTATCTCTCATGGACGCAATTCAGATGATTCCTTCAATGCGCAGTCTTGTGAAGGGGCTGATCTCTGGGAAGATCTCTGCAGACAGCAATATCATGATGGTCTCAAAAAAAATGCAGCACA GTTCCAGTGTGAATCTCATGCCCTACTTAGTTGCAAAACGTTTGGGACTAACCAATTTTAAGCCAACCAGGATTTCATTGGTGTTCGCAGACAGATCAGTCAAGTTGCCAGTAGGTATTCTCGAAGACCTGCAAGTTCAAATTGGCAACACCACTGTTCCAGCGGATTTCGTGGTTCTGGAGCTCGAAGATGAACCAAAAGACCCTCTCATTCTAGGCCGACCTTTCTTATGCACAGCTGGTGCAATAGTTGATGTGCACAATGGGAGAATCGATCTCCAACTAGGAGATATTGTGATGAAGTTTGAGATGGACGAGCTGCTCAAACGACCTATGCTAGATGGTCAGAACTTCACGGTTGACGATGAGAACACCGCCTTGACCCCTCAAGAAGGGATGATTGAAGAAATCCTAGCAGATGATCCTTTAGAAGTAGCTCTGATCCGAGCCGAGTCTGAGCAGAACACGTGCAACGTTTATGCTGATGAGTACGAGAAGATGCTAGATTCGAGTAAAAGCATAGAAAAGATGGCCGCTTTCCTAAGTCTGGGGGAGAAGAGCAACCAGGTTCTACCAGAGGGAGCAACTGCTCCTAAACAAGGGAAGAAACTGGCCAGCCTGCTCGATGATTCATGA
- the LOC106336792 gene encoding uncharacterized protein LOC106336792, protein MTSLEHQRRLNLNLKDVVKKEIMKLLEVGVIYAISDSKWVSPVHVVPKKSGITVVANERNELIPTRTVTGHHFHSPRRSGEDDFHVSLRNFAYRRMPFGLCDASATFQRCMMSIFTDLIEDIMEVFMDDFSGPSAV, encoded by the exons ATGACTTCTTTAGAACATCAGAGGCGGTTAAACCTAAATCTAAAAGATGTTGTTAAGAAAGAGATAATGAAACTTCTAGAAGTTGGTGTAATCTATGCGATTTCTGATAGTAAGTGGGTTAGTCCTGTTCATGTAGTTCCTAAGAAAAGTGGGATCACTGTGGTTGCTAATGAAAGGAATGAATTGATACCTACTAGGACAGTAACCGGTCATC ATTTCCATTCACCCAGACGATCAGGAGAAGATGACTTTCACGTGTCCCTACGGAACTTTGCCTACAGGAGAATGCCGTTTGGGCTGTGCGACGCTTCTGCGACATTCCAGCGGTGCATGATGTCTATTTTCACTGACCTAATTGAGGACATAATGGAAGTTTTCATGGATGACTTTAGC GGTCCTTCAGCGGTCTGA